DNA from Branchiostoma floridae strain S238N-H82 chromosome 15, Bfl_VNyyK, whole genome shotgun sequence:
ACAATCATCGTTTCCTTCCCCAGCTGTATCCGGTAGACAGGTCCGTACGTCTTCGCCCATTCCGTCATCGTCAGAAAGCGGTGGCCCTTAGGGTAAAGATATAGCCAGTGTACTGTGGtgttaatatgtacatgtaccattcatCGGAGTGAGAAGTTATGCATTTCAAGGAAAAgaacacatttttatttttgtagtctTGGAAACGTTTACTTACTTTCAGGACAACGGTAGTCATATTGAAGTCGTAGAACGAAAACGACCCTATTTAGACTTTTAGTCGTAAGGCGGTTTAAAGTCGTCCATTGTAATATGGTCCTAAATGGGTCTGAAAATTCTGGTTTTCCGACACAACTACGCCTGATTGGCGACCCAAAAAATATTGTTCAATCTTTACGACTATTACACTGGCGATTTTCTGTCGATAAAACAAAGACAGTTCATGACCCATTCTGCGTTTCTTTTCCACCGACCAACGCACTCCCTGTGCACAGTGAGAGCATTTGTGCAAATGTACCCTGTGCGGGAGTCGTGCAGAAAACAGCAtcggcactcggggcccagtgcgGAAGAAAATTCCGCACTAGAATTCGTTACAGGTTTTCTACTGTGCGGAAGGTACTCGGTTTCCTGTACCGAATAGGacatttccagtgctgaaatcgCTTTACAAGACACCTTGTGCTGACGTAACTTCGGCACTGGAGATCCAATAAGGTAAGTGCGTATAGCACTCACTGGACACTGAGTGTTGAGAAAGTAACCCGATACCTCGGTACTTTTGCACTGTGAGGGCACTCTTTAATACCTGACTACCATGCTTATCATTGCGAGAGAGAAGATATTACCGACGACAGGCCATCCTCTTGGGCCTGGTGGAAGGTTTTTAGGTGTGCTCAAGAACCACAAAGTCAACACGTACACCAGTAAGAGGACCAGCGCCGTCTGTAAGATCACGTTCTCACCAACTAAAGACGTTACCAACTGTGCGGCAGCCATCTTGCACTTTGTAAAAGTCAACGTCCTACTGGacataatttgtttttgttagatcatgtacatttgattatgtggataacATCCTTCGCGCTTTAATTTTTGAGCCGTTACCAAAAAAAAGTGTTCAACCATGCTattaatcgtacaaagcagctgcaaatatatgccgtagattttttaaaagaatatacctaaaaaaatatatataaatgacATAGATAGAATGCAAACGTCGATTCCAAGGTCGAAAAGAAGAGCTAAAGAACAATTTTAAgtataagaaaaatgaataatcgtttgtatgtttttatacTAGTTTTTGGTCATTAGTTTAATtgtcctgaccacttagatttttcTAAGACGGCAttttttaactagaaaggccggtatttgcttaggagcaaattcagctatttttacTCCGCTCCTCCTtgcaaaatggactgttccaaaattgaatttgaaaaaagatCCAATTTGAGAATGACTCGGAATTACGGTTCTTTCATACAAGTACTGAAtcacacttttatttcttgataacaacacgcacacagcatgctagTGATTCGACACCGTTGTttttcaagaaagaaagaaaaaaaaaacggaaattgTGTCGTATTTTCTCTACAAATTGAACACGTTATGAGACTTTAAACTTTGGTATTACATACCCGCAGTAGACAATATAGCGTGGTTTTTCCGCTTATGTACACAAGACAAGGACAGTTACTGTACATATTCAAGATTGTCACAAGTATTATCAATCTTCATACAAACAGACCGTTGCAAGATGTAAACCCAGAGACCAgaatgtaaggtttgatccgctcacactaggaaggacccctactcttttccataagtACGGTGGGtttataattaagggttaatgactcgccccgaggtgtatatggtgtcataacgcctggtcctttgctataaccaccgaataaaaccaccgagtgagcgaagcaaaataggtggttttatgaggtggttatagcaaaggaccaggcgttatgacaccatatataccgaggaacaggcgggtcattaacgctattatcatatagcctacctaaactgacccatttaagcgacaaattcctttataatacatacatcctttattcagTACATTCAATAAATACAGTTTGAAGGCTTTAAataacaaagtcgattcatacAACACAGTTGTCCCTACAAACAGCCAACTGGTACCAAGTGGTACCTAAATAGCCCagattttgttcttttgttctcATTAGAAGGTTATCAACACTCAAAGTCTTTGTTTCAAACATCTTTCTTAGATCGCTTGCCAGGATGGGTGGATAACTCTTGCAAGTGTCCTTGCCATCTCTCTTCAGTTGCTTAAGCACTCCGATGTACAGATTATTAGCTGCTTGGAACTCCTtatctttcaaaatgttgtacTTGCAGTGGTAGGGTGGTCCTGTTAGGTGGCGGTGAATAGCTGCTCTCAAACATGCATAAGATGCCTTAGCATATGGGGTACCGTCATCTTTCCGCACCTCGCCATAGAACTGTCTCAGTAGACCTGCCAACTCCTCAGGTGGTAGCTGCTCACATGCTGTGTCATGGTCTCGTTCCTGTAGCCATGCTGAAATGATAATTTACAGAAGTCTTAATATTTATTTCCACTTCATTCAGTATTTTTTTAGGCTGTTGTCATTgatgttattatttttttttctagtttgtCGATGGAAAATAGCTGCTCAAATAGCCATTTAAGGCACGGGAggacctaaggtctaaggtTTCTTGCCTACGATAAATATATGTGAACATATCACGTTATATCAACAGTAAACTCAGCTATAATTTTGCTGGAAAATTAAAAATTCATCTGGTGTATCATTTGCAGCCATTAGGTACCCAAATTCCCATGCGGTGCATTTCCTAAATACCTAAACTTGTATTGCATAATATTTGTGCTAATCAtgcagaaaaataaaaaaataattccCACCTTTGAACAGCTTCACTCCCCAAACTGTTGACCATTCCGTGCACTTCTCAACCCTGCCGTGCTCGAGTTTGTCCAGCTCGTTACTGTCCAGCGCCGAAAACCtttgccggctttcctgaggctgTGGCATTTCCTGTGCTTGCTGTGGCTGACAAGTCTGGAGAATTTCATTCCTAACAAACTGATATAAGTCTTCTCCAAAGAACGGTAGGTTCTGGTCATCCATTTCGTGacgttcaaaatggcggaccgcTGTGTCATTATCGTCTGCGGACCGTTTAACTTGAAAGCGCGGGGggtacaaataattttattttcatttttcagtttaaattggacatatcTTGAAATAGATCTTATTGGttgaaatattataggtaatttaatgttgttttaagacagcaaatgttttctttgaacaaagaaacacgcactaccgatgttaatagagggagccatcccccctgccatgcctgtacttattcccctatcttggcagatggacgattcctggatatctcattctgattggccagcgtcctgtcctcctgattggtttaaactttcaaaagttttatcacatatgtgataatcaaaaatttaatgcatggctgttacggcgtcataaccagcatgaaatggggccttctgattggcccacgtcccctgacTATATGATAATGGTATATAtcgaggtgtgactctccccaaaTACGGGAACTCCATTTAATGCCCTATCCGACGGACggctgaagctaggtactcatctttcacctgagtgaagtgagaaaaatatgaagGTATATAGATACATCTGCTCGCAAATTTACCTTTCTAgtctgttgttatttttacggATGGGTGAAGATGTTAAAAGTGGGGCTGAGTGCAGACAGGTTTTCGCCTTATCCACAATAACAAATTATCCGACAAAGTCAAGCGTGTGACACAACAGACAGCCGTTGGAGTTATGCACGCTTAATTTCGTCAGATAACCTGCCATTCTAGTGTGATTGAATGACGTCAACGTAATTAAGTATGTATGACGTTGGTTGTTGTCTTGGCACCCATTATCCACTCCTACTGACCCTTGTAACATTCTAGCTCTTCTCCTACCTTAAACAACAGAAAATGCATTCATCAAGCGTTTTGATATTTCAGACGACACAGCTTTCAAGTCTATGCAATGGGAtacctatctacatgtatcaatgtCAGTCAATTTTTTATCTTCAAGCGGCTTTGAAAACTGGCCAAACAATCTGAGAACAATGGTAGGTGTCATCACCCAGTCCACGAGTGCCCATGGGCACTGAAGACTATTTTCGCCGAAGGTCATTTCCTTATGACAGTCAACATAGCAGGCTTCGGAGGGCCTTTCTTGGCTGCCATTTTCGCAAAATATGTAAAGATTGTTAGTTGCTGTCGTACGCACAATTAGCAAACGCTGCCAGAAGAACTGGAGCTAATCAGAATATTGGTCGTTATCGGACGGAAAGAGGTAATATAAAAACGTCACAGAAGCCTGTTTTGGAGACTATCCTCAATTAACTTTCATCTTGAAAGGGCAAAGTGTGTCGATCCATTTTGTCAAATACCCCGTCTGAGACGGCTGGAAATTCGGTAGCTCTAGTAACATGCGGTGAGTACCAAATAATACTTAATATGTTCTTACAGACGTTATCTTTACATGGCTTTTACACACAGTCTGCTGTGTTTAGGTTATGTGGGATATTTGTTCAGCAGAAAAATTGTCGGTGGTGAGAGCAAATAGCGATGAGGTCACATAGGCGGCCGGCTCACGCCCCTCTCGAAGTGCCACTAGCAAAAACTATTTTTCTGGTTGTTTTTAGCATATGTTACGGGTATCTTAACATGTTTTAAAGCCACATCATCTTCTTATTTATGGTGCTAAAATGCGGTAGGTATCGGTTATCGCCTTGCTActtatcaaaatattttgaaatattgttaAACTTTACCGTACTATAGCTAAATTAAATCACTTGTTTCAATAACTGGCGTAGTTTTTTACTTAGAGCAAGACTTAAAAACATAGGCCACATAGTAGTACGAAATATAAGTTAATTTAGAGCCGTATTTATGCTAGCCAGTGCGCGAGCGGTTGATTTAGAACATTCTTCTAGTCTTTATCGGCCAGGCCACAGCTTTCTAAATTCCACGTAAACTATCGACAAATTAGTTCACTACCTTAAACTTAAAAGATTGCTAAATATTTGGAAAGTGGGAGAAAGTCCAGAGAAGTTGTCGATTTCCGAAAAAGACAAGCGTGGAGTTACGTCCACTTGgttcctcttcctcttccttttGAAGCGACCACAATCAACGTGCTGATTATTCTGTCGCTTGTTGGTGAAGGGTCAAGGTCACCGGCCAAGGTTTAGGTTTTCACATAAGCTTGGATACCAAACGTGTAAATGGTGGCGGCTTCGGCTGCCGCTTGTGGTAGTAGGTTCCAGTCACTGATAGTACGCGGTAAAAAGGAAGCCTTACGGTACAGTGTCTTACAGACAGGTTGTACCAGCAGTGCCTGTCATGTGAACGTCTCGCTCGGGGTGAGGCGGGCTGTAGTTTATCCCTCAACCCATCTGTGTAGACAATGTTGTGTTTTATCTTATATAGCATAGCGAGAGATTTCTTGAGATAATTTACCGAATGTGGTGTGATTGTATTACGTCCATGTAACCTCCAATGGTGGTGTATGATATTGTATCACAGGCTGGCCAGAGAGTGTGTAGATGGTCAATGAGTGTCCATTAGTTACCGTAGAAGCTTTGAAAATTTGTGAGAGTACATTTAAGATGGGAAAAGTCCTTAACCGCATCTCAACCATTGCTGGCTTACTCCCAACCACCTTCCAACCAGTCCAAAACTTTTTCCCAACTCATTCCAGACATCTCGTCCTTTCCCGAATGTTTTGAGCTCTTTGAAACATTCTGCTGGCGAATCTGAATAGTGGCAAACGTCACCGACCAATTGCAACTGCCTCATCCAACTTTGCTTCCaactaccctgggagccagccgggatcgggcagctagaaCAGTTTAtccggtggcccaagacagtcaagCCCGgcgagctcctattagcgccccggggagtttacgCCCGATTTGGTCCACCTGAGAGTAGCGATAACttcttcgggcttaaactccccggggcgctaatgtgagatcggcgggctaactgccttggctccccgaacaaaactcgctagctatcCGGTCCTGTCTTGCTCCCAGGGTAGCTCCCAACCGACTCTTAACCACAGTTGGGAGAATGTTGAGAGTGGTTGGGAAGCCATGGCTTAAACATGAGCTTAAACgacaatgtaaacaaaatgaCTCGACCTTGTGGACACGCCTCCATAATGACAAAATAATTGATACCACGTCACAAACGGTATGTCTGCAAATGTCAACTCTTCAGTGGTGGTagaagaacacagttttcggtcTATGAGGATTtctttacagtcaaacctgcccaagatgaCCACCTGGGGGACTGGGCAAAAGTGGTTAATTTGGCCAGGTgttcggttagaagagtatcgactcacaacatgcccgatgtaTAGTTTAAATAGTTTCCATTGTGTTTAATGGcgaatagcaagcacacgctcGTGCATCCACCgctatctttattttgaacataacatcttAATGGTTGCCAGAagccgacgcaaactggccgaattcggcacaaaatcgcgctagttatcattgaaaatcgatgacacctcaaggtttgaaaatgacatggtcgttatgggcagggatttggtctcaatttttggcggtcgcgttggacaggtggtcgttgtgaatAGGTCgtttaatgcttacgtcaatgagGAAAATTTTCGGGCCCGAGAAAAAGCgatcgtaatggccaggtggccgctaagaagaggtggtcgctcgggcaggtttgactgtatcaggATTTCTATACTTAACTGGCTTCGACATGGAAAAATATATAGTAGAGTGCActttaggaaaacaaaaacggatatgtttgagtttacGGTGTAAgacacaaaaatgtttttaaaaaagtcaTGTCAGCGTATCGCCTTCTGACGCCCGCTTTGAAACGCCGCTCTGCGAAGGTCAAATGACTGCAGTTGACTTACGTTAGAAAGCCAGTTGCGGAATGGAGtgcatttatacacgaaatacAAAACATTCTCAACCCAaatcatacagtctcagagtcgataccttccgtgaccacgcacCACTATATCTGACTGTCCCATAAGGCTTTTTATCTCTCCTTCAACAACGTTAAACCGTACTATTTCATGTACCCGCGTCATGGACCCCGGGGGTTGCGCATAattactgtgttctgctacctcagtCACTGCGCGGCTGCAGATATCAGATAGCCCGAAAGAGGGAGCGCCTGAACATTAAACCATTGGGCTCATTTGCTGACTGTCTGCTTAATTACCCAATTACGTATCTTGTCCGACCGGTATCCTACTAGCTTATGCTATGAGTAAGAGCCCATCCAGCTTAACGTAATTTGCTAGAATGggtgtttgtatatttgtatagtAAGAAAATCGCATCAAATCAAAAGTAAGGCGACTTCTTTCAATTGACGACAAATTTCAAAGACTAAACTACACTATTTGGGACTCCGTGATATGAGACTATAAACTTGTTCAATCGTCAGACCATTTTGCATATGTGTCTGTATTGCATAGGTTATGTAAATATGGAAATCATCTGGATATTAAGTAATGTTAAAATGAAATTCCAAATAATAACGCCATATAACTGGACGGAGGAGATCAAATTATGGTAAGTGccactttatttgcacaataatttgaataatGCAAAGGTAAAGATATACTATCTGATTCCTGATTTGAATTTCATTCTTGGCATGTGTTTTTAGTTCAAGGCACGATAAATCATGCACATATTATGTTAATATGTGTGAAATCTACTAATGCTTAGAATATAAAATGACGCTTCAGGTATCAGAAcctctgtttttgttttgttttagggtCACCATTGGTCTTCTGCTTTGTCTTACCATTGTGCTCTATGCGGGTACAGTCAATGGAGTTACCAGTAAGTAGAGATTACTATGTTATGTATACAAGAATATGTCACCTACTTGTGCAAACTTTTTTGAATTGTTAATATATGTGGCAACgttatatacattttgttcaTTCATAATTGTGTAGCACACCAGATGTCCGTGTTTCGTTTTGCTAAGATTTAATTTTTTACTGTATATTGATTTGTCAATTGTGGAATATGAGTATATATTTCTAAGGTGGGTAAGTCTGGCACTTACATCCCTACTGTGAAGCTATCTATTTGCTAAATACTAACTGTTGTCAATTCAAAGACAACAATGTAGCGGTTTGATTGGCTTAaatttatataatataaagataaaggtaaacaaaaGACCCACTTGGTTGCCAGAAAAATGCCTACTTTGGGAAAGAAGAAACGCATTTTAACACAAAAGTTAAGCAAAAAACACACTCGCAGCTTACTTAACATGCAGAAATCTATTCTTATTATTTTGCGATCCGTGAGGTGTTTTCTACCTTGAAATGTGTTTATCTTGCAGAAAAGTGCGAGCCTTTGGTGTTAAAAGATACGACAAGTGTCTGCAACCAGAGTCCAAATGACGAAGGCCGATACCCTGGAGGCACTGTCTGCATGTTTGAATGCAGGGAAGGATGCATAAGGCGCAAGGGGAAAAAGAGGAGGGTATGCTATGTTACGGGCCGGTCAAAGTGGTGGAAACGTGCAGGAACCGGACTGAAGTGTCGTTGTGAGTGGCAAACTTTTAGATATATTGcataagaactttattgcacgacaattgtacatgcatatggtacaatgtatggtaacaactattacaaaaagtacaaaatagaattatagaataaagcttaacaacctaattaacataacaataagggctttGTTCTTtaatatagtattacaatggatatagtattacaatcaTTAGTTACGGTATTCTTTCTATAGCTGATAGCAGAGCAATCCTTGATATATTGCATATTATTAAGCTTCCATTGATTCATTATACCTACATAGTTAACATTATGCTGCTGTGTTGTATTGTCCTACGAATGTTGCACCGAACGTCATAATTTTACGATAATGATACGTAGTTTTTCT
Protein-coding regions in this window:
- the LOC118432184 gene encoding uncharacterized protein LOC118432184, encoding MDDQNLPFFGEDLYQFVRNEILQTCQPQQAQEMPQPQESRQRFSALDSNELDKLEHGRVEKCTEWSTVWGVKLFKAWLQERDHDTACEQLPPEELAGLLRQFYGEVRKDDGTPYAKASYACLRAAIHRHLTGPPYHCKYNILKDKEFQAANNLYIGVLKQLKRDGKDTCKSYPPILASDLRKMFETKTLSVDNLLMRTKEQNLGYLGTTWYQLAVCRDNCVV